Proteins from a single region of Xiphias gladius isolate SHS-SW01 ecotype Sanya breed wild chromosome 2, ASM1685928v1, whole genome shotgun sequence:
- the zc3hc1 gene encoding nuclear-interacting partner of ALK gives MATLSGSRGDRLGNTNHQKASLASPEKVREILSEGVSSTDIGSISGQGDLKVLEVKSNTQAPCEATNKEAFFLRVESYSCLKWAGKPRILSPLMCARYGWINVGCDMLKCSSCQAFLCASLQPTLDFEKYESRIAEISRQLQTQHEKFCPWPDFPCPERFWLVPACEPSTLLTTFLERFQSACLLAQQLPAMKPDQLKSMSLTEDVISVILQLIEEEQKRKGGSPCSEPLAVQVAACIVSLCGWAASPALHAMSLPILTCSYCMRKVGLWNFHQMEGTGGDGDALPNTVGQSTQATGPASVAAHEGQGDRSTSASPTPPTTPCRMKLRSQDSTRSDQGEGTASPVALRARSRDSPSPSEELPSPLTRGKRPSTRSRGQGDNSGADGTASLQHPPKRLCLSSVGGPDGLLHKNAFDPLAQHRDWCPWISLGKENVDPGAIPVLDGGSALHQQGWKAALDLLMPMKKNSDTVEGSPAQGPRDKSKRVFAIFRQWQVSSSPSQQTVSNQTASQN, from the exons ATGGCGACTCTCAGCGGCAGTCGTGGGGATCGTCTCGGCAACACTAATCATCAAAAGGCTTCCCTTGCTTCTCCGGAGAAAGTTCGTGAAATTCTTAGTGAGGGGGTGTCATCAACAGACATCGGATCCATCAG CGGACAAGGAGATTTGAAAGTTCTGGAAGTAAAAAGCAACACTCAAGCACCTTGCGAGGCAACGAACAAAGAGGCATTTTTCTTACGAGTGGAATCCTATTCA TGTCTGAAATGGGCAGGCAAACCCCGCATATTGTCCCCTCTAATGTGCGCCAGATATGGCTGGATCAACGTTGGCTGCGATATGCTCAAGTGCTCCAGCTGCCAGGCTTTCCTTTGTGCATCACTACAACCAACGTTAGACTTtgaaaaat ATGAATCCCGCATTGCGGAGATATCGAGGCAACTTCAGACACAGCATGAGAAGTTTTGTCCTTGGCCTGACTTTCCTTGTCCAG AGCGGTTCTGGCTGGTTCCGGCCTGTGAACCATCAACGCTCCTCACTACCTTTTTAGAGCGCTTCCAGAGCGCCTGTCTCCTTGCACAGCAGCTTCCAGCCATGAAGCCAGACCAGCTGAAATCTATG TCTTTGACTGAGGATGTTATCAGTGTTATACTGCAGCTGATTGAGGAAGAACAAAAACGAAAGGGAGGGTCTCCATGTTCTGAACCTTTGGCTGTCCAGGTGGCTGCATGCATCGTTTCTCTGTGTGGCTGGGCGGCAAG CCCAGCTCTGCACGCCATGAGCCTGCCCATCCTCACCTGCTCCTACTGTATGCGCAAGGTGGGCTTGTGGAATTTCCACCAGATGGAGGGAACGGGGGGTGATGGAGATGCCCTACCAAACACTGTGGGACAGTCTACTCAGGCAACAGGTCCCGCCTCAGTAGCCGCGCACGAGGGCCAGGGAGACCGTTCTACATCTGCCTCACCCACCCCTCCTACAACTCCATGTCGCATGAAGCTGAGGAGCCAGGACTCCACCCGCTCTGACCAG GGTGAGGGAACTGCCTCCCCCGTGGCCTTGCGAGCCCGGAGCAGAGACTCGCCAAGCCCCAGTGAAGAGCTGCCAAGTCCCTTGACCAGGGGCAAGAGGCCTTCAACTCGCAGCAGAGGACAGGGAGACAATTCTGGGGCAGATGGCACTGCCAGCCTGCAACACCCTCCAAAACGCCTGTGCCTCTCATCAGTTGGTGGTCCT GATGGGCTCCTGCACAAGAATGCATTTGACCCTCTTGCTCAGCACAGAGACTGGTGTCCCTGGATCTCTTTGGGAAAGGAGAATGTCGATCCAGGGGCCATCCCTGTTTTGGATGGAGGCTCAGCACTTCATCAGCAAGGCTGGAAGGCTGCTCTCGACCTCCTCATGCCCATGAAGAAGAACTCTGATACGGTGGAGGGCAGTCCAGCACAG GGCCCTCGTGACAAGTCTAAAAGGGTGTTTGCTATATTCCGTCAGTGGCAGGtatcctcctctccatctcagCAGACTGTTTCCAACCAAACAGCATCGCAGAACTGA
- the klhdc10 gene encoding kelch domain-containing protein 10 isoform X1, whose translation MSDAEGARSPDQLNKFEKLTGRPPHGETLAGHRTPPARSGHRCVADNTNLYVFGGYNPDYDESGGSDNEDYPLFRELWRYHFATGCWQQIRTEGYMPTELASMSAVLHGNNLLVFGGTGIPFGENNGNDVHVCNVKYKRWSLLNCRGKKPNRIYGQAMVIINGFLYVFGGTTGYIYSTDLHRLDLTTREWIHLKPNNPPDDLPEERYRHEIAHDGQRIYILGGGTSWTSYPLDKVHAYNLETNSWEEITTKPHDKIGYPAPRRCHSCVQIRNDVFICGGYNGELILADLWKINLQTFQWSKLPAVMPEPAYFHCAAVTPAGCMYIHGGVVNIHENKRTGSLFKIWLAVPSLLELCWEKLLKAFPHLTSLPTMQLLNLGLTQELIERLK comes from the exons ATGTCGGACGCTGAAGGTGCTCGCAGTCCGGACCAGCTTAATAAATTCGAGAAACTGACAGGCAGGCCGCCGCACGGTGAGACGTTAGCAG GTCATCGTACTCCCCCGGCCCGCAGTGGGCATCGCTGCGTTGCAGATAACACTAACCTGTATGTATTCGGGGGGTACAACCCTGACTATGATGAATCAGGAGGCTCAGACAATGAAGATTATCCACTGTTCAGGGAGCTATGGAGGTACCACTTCGCTACAGGCTGCTGGCAGCAGATTCGAACAGAAGGCTACATGCCCACAGAGCTGGCGTCTATGTCAG CTGTTTTGCACGGGAACAACCTCCTGGTGTTTGGAGGCACCGGGATCCCCTTTGGTGAAAATAACGGCAACGACGTACACGTTTGTAACGTGAAGTATAAGCGATGGTCACTGCTCAACTGCCGTGGGAAGAAGCCCAACAGAATCTATGGACAG GCAATGGTCATTATCAACGGATTCCTGTACGTGTTTGGAGGGACAACGGGGTACATCTACAGCACAGACTTGCACAGGCTGGACCTGACCACCAGGGAGTGGATCCACCTCAAGCCCAACAACCCTCCTGATGACCTGCCTGAGGAACG gtATAGGCATGAAATAGCACATGACGGACAGAGGATCTACATTCTGGGAGGGGGAACTTCCTGGACATCTTATCCTCTGGACAAG GTACATGCATACAATCTGGAGACCAATTCCTGGGAGGAGATTACAACTAAACCTCATGACAAAATAG GGTATCCTGCTCCTAGGAGATGCCATAGCTGTGTGCAAATACGAAATG ATGTATTTATCTGTGGAGGCTACAACGGGGAACTGATATTAGCTGATCTGTGGAAGATCAACCTGCAGACTTTCCAGTGGAGTAAACTACCAGCAGTGATGCCTGAGCCGGCCTACTTCCACTGTGCTGCTGTCACCCCT GCTGGCTGCATGTACATTCATGGTGGCGTGGTGAACATCCATGAGAACAAGAGAACTGGCTCTCTGTTTAAGATCTGGCTGGCAGTGCCCAGCCTGCTGGAGCTCTGCTGGGAGAAGCTCCTCAAGGCTTTTCCCCACCTGACTTCACTCCCCACCATGCAGCTGCTCAACCTGGGCCTAACACAGGAACTCATCGAACGTTTGAAATAA
- the klhdc10 gene encoding kelch domain-containing protein 10 isoform X2 — translation MSDAEGARSPDQLNKFEKLTGRPPHGHRTPPARSGHRCVADNTNLYVFGGYNPDYDESGGSDNEDYPLFRELWRYHFATGCWQQIRTEGYMPTELASMSAVLHGNNLLVFGGTGIPFGENNGNDVHVCNVKYKRWSLLNCRGKKPNRIYGQAMVIINGFLYVFGGTTGYIYSTDLHRLDLTTREWIHLKPNNPPDDLPEERYRHEIAHDGQRIYILGGGTSWTSYPLDKVHAYNLETNSWEEITTKPHDKIGYPAPRRCHSCVQIRNDVFICGGYNGELILADLWKINLQTFQWSKLPAVMPEPAYFHCAAVTPAGCMYIHGGVVNIHENKRTGSLFKIWLAVPSLLELCWEKLLKAFPHLTSLPTMQLLNLGLTQELIERLK, via the exons ATGTCGGACGCTGAAGGTGCTCGCAGTCCGGACCAGCTTAATAAATTCGAGAAACTGACAGGCAGGCCGCCGCACG GTCATCGTACTCCCCCGGCCCGCAGTGGGCATCGCTGCGTTGCAGATAACACTAACCTGTATGTATTCGGGGGGTACAACCCTGACTATGATGAATCAGGAGGCTCAGACAATGAAGATTATCCACTGTTCAGGGAGCTATGGAGGTACCACTTCGCTACAGGCTGCTGGCAGCAGATTCGAACAGAAGGCTACATGCCCACAGAGCTGGCGTCTATGTCAG CTGTTTTGCACGGGAACAACCTCCTGGTGTTTGGAGGCACCGGGATCCCCTTTGGTGAAAATAACGGCAACGACGTACACGTTTGTAACGTGAAGTATAAGCGATGGTCACTGCTCAACTGCCGTGGGAAGAAGCCCAACAGAATCTATGGACAG GCAATGGTCATTATCAACGGATTCCTGTACGTGTTTGGAGGGACAACGGGGTACATCTACAGCACAGACTTGCACAGGCTGGACCTGACCACCAGGGAGTGGATCCACCTCAAGCCCAACAACCCTCCTGATGACCTGCCTGAGGAACG gtATAGGCATGAAATAGCACATGACGGACAGAGGATCTACATTCTGGGAGGGGGAACTTCCTGGACATCTTATCCTCTGGACAAG GTACATGCATACAATCTGGAGACCAATTCCTGGGAGGAGATTACAACTAAACCTCATGACAAAATAG GGTATCCTGCTCCTAGGAGATGCCATAGCTGTGTGCAAATACGAAATG ATGTATTTATCTGTGGAGGCTACAACGGGGAACTGATATTAGCTGATCTGTGGAAGATCAACCTGCAGACTTTCCAGTGGAGTAAACTACCAGCAGTGATGCCTGAGCCGGCCTACTTCCACTGTGCTGCTGTCACCCCT GCTGGCTGCATGTACATTCATGGTGGCGTGGTGAACATCCATGAGAACAAGAGAACTGGCTCTCTGTTTAAGATCTGGCTGGCAGTGCCCAGCCTGCTGGAGCTCTGCTGGGAGAAGCTCCTCAAGGCTTTTCCCCACCTGACTTCACTCCCCACCATGCAGCTGCTCAACCTGGGCCTAACACAGGAACTCATCGAACGTTTGAAATAA